A single region of the Agromyces sp. Leaf222 genome encodes:
- a CDS encoding PH domain-containing protein, producing MGFFGDPRVERFLIADEGEFVVDEVRKHWAAVAGAILEALAAVPVLLLILVLPSQAYWVPLLLALGLVVHASWRIMGARMDRFVITNMRVFRVHGILTQNIATMPLARILDISVHRPLIGRILGYGHFVFESAAQEQGLRDIRFVPKPNERGLTIQRTIQRAGLRGSAQAWREADERRGREAAEAAAAAAAPPTPTVALPSIVPSSSPSSDTAEFPSEDHNTTAEMPWWRSQ from the coding sequence ATGGGCTTCTTCGGAGACCCGCGCGTCGAGCGCTTCCTCATCGCCGATGAGGGCGAGTTCGTCGTCGACGAGGTGCGCAAGCACTGGGCCGCGGTCGCCGGTGCGATCCTCGAGGCGCTCGCAGCGGTGCCGGTGCTGCTGCTCATCCTGGTGCTGCCGTCGCAGGCGTACTGGGTGCCGCTGCTGCTCGCCCTCGGCCTCGTGGTGCATGCCTCGTGGCGCATCATGGGCGCCCGCATGGACCGGTTCGTGATCACGAACATGCGCGTGTTCCGCGTGCACGGCATCCTCACGCAGAACATCGCGACGATGCCGCTCGCGCGAATCCTCGACATCTCGGTGCACCGGCCGCTCATCGGCCGCATCCTCGGCTACGGCCACTTCGTGTTCGAGTCCGCGGCCCAGGAGCAGGGACTGCGCGACATCCGCTTCGTGCCGAAGCCGAACGAGCGCGGCCTCACGATCCAGCGCACGATCCAGCGCGCGGGCCTCCGAGGGTCGGCGCAGGCGTGGCGCGAGGCCGACGAACGACGTGGGCGCGAGGCTGCAGAGGCGGCTGCCGCGGCTGCGGCACCGCCGACCCCGACCGTCGCGCTGCCGTCGATCGTGCCGAGCTCCTCACCGTCGAGCGACACCGCGGAGTTCCCCTCCGAAGACCACAACACGACGGCCGAGATGCCGTGGTGGCGTTCGCAGTAG
- a CDS encoding maltose ABC transporter substrate-binding protein, which yields MRVNTKSLLAAGAVAVVATLGLASCAGADSGSEGEASASGTLTVWVDAERVDALQAAADAYSEEKGVKVELVGKDNADIKDDFIQQVPTGKGPDITMGAHDWLGELSTNGVVAPLELGDSAADYLPVAIDASTYEGTVYMLPYAVENIAVLRNADLIPEAPTSFDDMIAKGKAAGLTQPFVVEQGAEGNPYHLYPFQTAFGAPVFGSNAEGYDPTDLQLGNEGGDAFATWLGGQGKNGTGVFNTDIDGDIAKQAFLDGTAAFWLTGPWNVGAAVDAGINVAVDPTPSPTADPAQPFAGVKGFFISAESKNKVAANDFLVNYLGSEDTQLELFKAGNVLPANAAAAETASSDPIIEGFAAAGADAVPMPAIPAMGAVWQYWGIAEADIINGADPVATWQKLAADVQAAIE from the coding sequence ATGAGGGTGAACACGAAGAGCCTCCTCGCCGCAGGCGCTGTCGCGGTCGTCGCGACGCTCGGCCTCGCGAGCTGCGCCGGCGCCGACAGCGGCTCCGAGGGCGAAGCCTCGGCCAGCGGCACGCTGACCGTCTGGGTCGACGCCGAGCGCGTCGACGCGCTGCAGGCCGCAGCCGACGCGTACTCCGAGGAGAAGGGCGTCAAGGTCGAACTCGTCGGCAAGGACAACGCCGACATCAAGGACGACTTCATCCAGCAGGTGCCGACCGGCAAGGGCCCCGACATCACCATGGGTGCGCACGACTGGCTCGGCGAGCTGTCGACCAACGGCGTCGTCGCCCCGCTCGAGCTCGGCGACTCCGCTGCCGACTACCTGCCCGTCGCGATCGACGCGTCGACCTACGAGGGCACCGTCTACATGCTCCCGTACGCGGTCGAGAACATCGCCGTGCTGCGCAACGCCGACCTCATCCCCGAGGCGCCGACCAGCTTCGACGACATGATCGCGAAGGGCAAGGCCGCCGGCCTCACCCAGCCGTTCGTCGTCGAGCAGGGCGCAGAGGGCAACCCCTACCACCTGTACCCCTTCCAGACCGCGTTCGGCGCACCCGTCTTCGGCTCGAACGCAGAGGGCTACGACCCCACCGACCTGCAGCTCGGCAACGAGGGCGGCGACGCGTTCGCGACGTGGCTCGGCGGCCAGGGCAAGAACGGCACCGGAGTCTTCAACACCGACATCGACGGTGACATCGCCAAGCAGGCCTTCCTCGACGGCACGGCCGCCTTCTGGCTGACCGGCCCGTGGAACGTCGGCGCAGCCGTCGACGCCGGCATCAACGTGGCGGTCGACCCGACCCCGAGCCCGACCGCCGACCCGGCCCAGCCGTTCGCCGGCGTCAAGGGCTTCTTCATCTCCGCCGAGTCGAAGAACAAGGTCGCCGCGAACGACTTCCTGGTCAACTACCTCGGCAGCGAGGACACCCAGCTCGAGCTGTTCAAGGCCGGCAACGTCCTGCCCGCGAACGCCGCAGCCGCCGAGACCGCCTCGAGCGACCCGATCATCGAGGGCTTCGCCGCCGCAGGCGCCGACGCCGTGCCGATGCCGGCCATCCCCGCCATGGGCGCGGTCTGGCAGTACTGGGGCATCGCCGAGGCCGACATCATCAACGGTGCCGACCCGGTCGCGACCTGGCAGAAGCTCGCCGCCGACGTGCAGGCGGCCATCGAGTAA
- a CDS encoding inositol monophosphatase family protein has product MTSAAASADLLELAHGIAVRAGAFALEARGHGVSVAATKSTPTDVVTAVDRDTEALIRSLILDARPHDGIVGEEDAAHIGTSGLDWIVDPIDGTVNFLYGIPSWAVSIGVAERGGADAASGPGGIEGTTLAGVVLNPVSGELSEASLGGGASSAGRRLAVNDGVPLHQALVATGFGYATDVRRRQAEVLLGVLPEVRDIRRIGSAALDLAALAAGRLDAYYERGLNAWDHAAGGLIAREAGAVVTGPRGGRENSELLVAAAPGLHAELVALLRRAGVDA; this is encoded by the coding sequence ATGACCTCTGCTGCGGCATCCGCCGACCTGCTGGAACTGGCGCACGGCATCGCGGTGCGGGCCGGTGCGTTCGCACTCGAGGCGCGCGGGCACGGCGTGAGCGTGGCGGCGACCAAGTCGACGCCGACCGACGTGGTGACCGCGGTCGACCGCGACACCGAGGCGCTCATCCGCTCGCTGATCCTCGACGCGCGTCCGCACGACGGCATCGTCGGCGAGGAGGATGCCGCGCACATCGGCACGAGCGGCCTCGACTGGATCGTCGACCCCATCGACGGCACCGTGAACTTCCTCTACGGCATCCCCTCGTGGGCGGTCAGCATCGGCGTCGCCGAGCGTGGAGGGGCGGATGCCGCGAGCGGCCCGGGCGGCATCGAGGGCACGACCCTGGCGGGCGTGGTGCTCAACCCGGTCAGCGGCGAGCTGTCCGAGGCGAGCCTCGGCGGGGGAGCGAGCTCCGCCGGCCGCCGACTCGCGGTGAACGACGGCGTGCCGCTGCACCAGGCGCTCGTCGCAACCGGATTCGGCTACGCGACGGACGTGCGTCGGCGGCAGGCCGAGGTGCTGCTCGGCGTGCTACCTGAGGTGCGCGACATCCGCCGCATCGGCTCCGCGGCCCTCGACCTCGCCGCGCTCGCGGCCGGGCGCCTCGACGCGTACTACGAGCGCGGGCTCAACGCATGGGACCACGCGGCGGGCGGGCTCATCGCCCGCGAGGCGGGCGCCGTCGTGACCGGGCCGCGCGGGGGTCGCGAGAACTCCGAGCTGCTCGTCGCGGCTGCTCCCGGGCTGCACGCCGAGCTCGTCGCGCTCCTGCGCCGGGCGGGCGTCGACGCCTGA
- a CDS encoding glycoside hydrolase family 13 protein, with protein MTSEWWRTATIYQIYPRSFADANGDGMGDLAGITAHLVDLEELGIDAIWLSPFYTSPQRDAGYDVADYCDVDPLFGTLADFDAMLAEAHARGIRVIVDLVPNHSSDEHEWFQAALAAAPGSAERARYLFRDGRGPAGDEPPNNWESVFGGPAWTRIVEADGEPGQWYLHLFDSSQPDFDWTNDEVREEFRRILRFWLDRGVDGFRVDVAHGMIKADGLPDYTPPAEGGSMGGAGGVAGDGDGVALEPEISDEGDGAPYWGQDGVHEIYRDWRALLDEYPDDRILAAEAWVDPLPRVAKWVRPDEMHQAFNFAYLETPWNAAALRTVVDASLDAFGAVGAPSTWVLSNHDVVRHATRLALTEANPQGHGLGARSKGLPEYATGVRRARAATAFMLALPGSSYLYQGEELGLPEVIDLPDDARQDPTWFRTNHERYGRDGCRVPLPWNADAANYGFGATGTPWLPQPELWRTLARDAQRGDADSTLELYRTALRLRREHALGAGTLEWTELDGVADASVLAFRNSGVLVVANTGSTPVPLPAGEVLLASSPLDGGTLPADTTIWIAA; from the coding sequence ATGACTTCCGAGTGGTGGCGAACCGCCACGATCTACCAGATCTATCCGCGCTCCTTCGCCGACGCGAACGGCGACGGCATGGGCGACCTCGCGGGCATCACCGCGCATCTCGTCGACCTCGAAGAGCTCGGCATCGACGCCATCTGGCTCTCGCCGTTCTACACGTCGCCCCAGCGCGACGCCGGGTACGACGTCGCCGACTACTGCGACGTCGACCCGCTCTTCGGCACGCTCGCCGACTTCGACGCGATGCTGGCCGAGGCGCACGCCCGCGGCATCCGCGTGATCGTCGACCTCGTGCCGAACCACTCGTCAGACGAGCACGAGTGGTTCCAGGCCGCACTCGCCGCCGCGCCGGGCAGCGCCGAGCGCGCCCGCTACCTCTTCCGCGACGGACGCGGCCCCGCCGGCGACGAGCCGCCCAACAACTGGGAGTCCGTGTTCGGCGGCCCCGCGTGGACGCGCATCGTCGAGGCCGACGGCGAGCCCGGACAGTGGTACCTGCACCTCTTCGACAGCTCGCAGCCCGACTTCGACTGGACGAACGACGAGGTGCGCGAGGAGTTCCGCCGCATCCTGCGCTTCTGGCTCGACCGCGGCGTCGACGGCTTCCGCGTCGACGTGGCGCACGGCATGATCAAGGCCGACGGCCTGCCCGACTACACCCCGCCGGCCGAGGGCGGCAGCATGGGCGGCGCAGGCGGTGTCGCCGGCGACGGTGACGGCGTCGCACTCGAGCCAGAGATCAGCGACGAGGGCGACGGTGCGCCCTACTGGGGTCAAGATGGCGTGCACGAGATCTACCGCGATTGGCGCGCCCTGCTCGACGAGTACCCCGACGATCGCATCCTCGCGGCCGAGGCCTGGGTCGACCCCCTCCCCCGGGTCGCCAAGTGGGTGCGCCCAGACGAGATGCACCAGGCGTTCAACTTCGCCTACCTCGAGACGCCCTGGAACGCCGCAGCGCTCCGCACGGTCGTCGACGCCTCGCTCGACGCGTTCGGTGCGGTCGGCGCCCCCTCGACCTGGGTGCTCTCGAACCACGACGTCGTGCGCCACGCGACACGCCTCGCGCTGACCGAGGCGAACCCGCAGGGCCATGGCCTCGGCGCGCGCTCGAAGGGCCTGCCCGAGTACGCCACCGGCGTTCGCCGTGCCCGCGCGGCCACCGCGTTCATGCTCGCGCTGCCCGGCTCGTCGTACCTCTACCAGGGCGAGGAGCTCGGCCTGCCCGAGGTCATCGACCTGCCCGACGACGCCAGGCAGGACCCCACCTGGTTCCGCACGAACCACGAGCGCTACGGGCGCGACGGATGCCGCGTGCCGCTGCCATGGAACGCGGATGCCGCGAACTACGGCTTCGGCGCCACCGGCACGCCCTGGCTGCCCCAGCCCGAGCTGTGGCGCACGCTCGCGCGCGACGCGCAGCGCGGCGACGCGGACTCGACGCTCGAGCTCTACCGCACGGCCCTCCGCCTGCGGCGCGAGCACGCGCTCGGTGCCGGAACCCTCGAGTGGACCGAGCTCGACGGCGTCGCCGACGCATCCGTGCTGGCCTTCCGCAACAGCGGCGTGCTCGTCGTGGCGAACACGGGCTCGACCCCCGTGCCGCTGCCGGCGGGCGAGGTGCTGCTCGCGAGCTCGCCGCTCGACGGCGGCACGCTGCCCGCGGACACGACCATCTGGATCGCCGCCTAG
- a CDS encoding M23 family metallopeptidase, with protein sequence MDQLRSGRPLTRRELREREAAQAVHEVQAAQAAPAVSPAQAAPQAPTARVAPASAPAPIQAPAPARPAFDDLFGGRAAAPQAAPARPAQPAQPAQPQAVVQLPAASASEPLRTEPTSGIESRRARRALDHAQQTPAAAVPPIPTVTPLAIPAATEITGLDIFGLQTEAELPAAEAAETTARRQRHPASRQAEASAHSPRRSASTAGAAATAPHQGRRRSTAETGARADQASARAIIAKPPRRRARGIASIVAMSFVAMLAVTTTIPALSLLTEDDVQALALTQYGTDSIAGQRMLINGDVVAQSVDREGYASQTIEEYAEAAGIRPEATFTNNPSGTIQWPFAVGVHIGDRFGYRDCAGCSEDHHGQDFNPGYGAEIQAIADGVVSNSTDEGGSLGVVTMIDHQIDGQTVTSVYAHMQYDSRRFEVGDTVHVGDVLGNTGTTGMSTGPHLHFEIRIGGINGEWVDPLDWLYANTN encoded by the coding sequence ATGGATCAACTGCGGTCCGGGCGACCCCTGACGCGTCGCGAGCTCCGCGAACGCGAGGCGGCGCAGGCGGTTCACGAGGTGCAGGCGGCCCAGGCGGCTCCGGCGGTTTCACCAGCGCAGGCGGCTCCGCAGGCGCCGACGGCTCGGGTCGCGCCGGCATCGGCCCCCGCGCCGATCCAGGCACCGGCACCCGCGCGCCCGGCGTTCGACGACCTGTTCGGCGGGCGTGCCGCGGCACCCCAGGCCGCCCCCGCGCGGCCAGCACAGCCGGCACAGCCGGCACAGCCCCAGGCCGTCGTGCAGCTTCCCGCGGCATCCGCTTCGGAGCCCCTTCGCACGGAGCCCACGTCCGGCATCGAGTCGCGTCGCGCGCGCCGGGCCCTCGACCACGCCCAGCAGACGCCGGCCGCCGCGGTCCCGCCGATCCCGACGGTGACGCCCCTCGCGATCCCGGCCGCCACGGAGATCACCGGGCTCGACATCTTCGGCCTGCAGACCGAGGCCGAGCTGCCCGCCGCAGAGGCCGCGGAGACCACCGCCCGACGTCAGCGCCACCCGGCCAGTCGGCAGGCCGAGGCATCCGCCCACTCGCCGCGCCGCTCGGCGAGCACCGCCGGAGCCGCGGCCACCGCACCGCACCAGGGCCGTCGACGCAGCACGGCCGAGACGGGTGCCCGCGCCGACCAGGCGTCAGCCCGCGCGATCATTGCCAAGCCGCCTCGTCGCCGTGCTCGCGGCATCGCCAGCATCGTGGCCATGAGCTTCGTGGCGATGCTTGCCGTGACGACCACGATCCCCGCGCTGTCGCTGCTCACCGAAGACGACGTGCAGGCGCTCGCGCTCACCCAGTACGGCACCGACTCCATCGCGGGCCAGCGCATGCTCATCAACGGCGACGTCGTCGCGCAGTCGGTCGATCGCGAGGGCTACGCGTCGCAGACCATCGAGGAGTACGCCGAGGCCGCCGGCATCCGGCCCGAGGCGACCTTCACGAACAACCCGAGCGGCACCATCCAGTGGCCGTTCGCGGTCGGCGTGCACATCGGCGACCGGTTCGGCTACCGCGACTGCGCCGGCTGCTCCGAAGACCACCACGGCCAGGACTTCAACCCCGGATACGGCGCCGAGATCCAGGCCATCGCCGACGGCGTCGTGTCCAACTCGACCGACGAGGGCGGATCCCTCGGCGTCGTCACCATGATCGACCACCAGATCGACGGCCAGACCGTCACGAGCGTGTACGCGCACATGCAGTACGACTCGCGCCGCTTCGAGGTCGGCGACACGGTGCACGTCGGCGACGTGCTCGGCAACACCGGCACCACGGGCATGTCCACCGGCCCGCACCTGCACTTCGAGATCCGCATCGGCGGCATCAACGGCGAGTGGGTCGACCCGCTCGACTGGCTCTACGCCAACACGAACTGA
- a CDS encoding ABC transporter permease subunit produces the protein MSTTIDDPAKAGEPGAGGTGDRPPTKRQRQAAGIADAASVGVKVLLVKILGLGIVDALAIFGIIILVGADQWLVAAIVAVVAIFVNWIYFSRRKLPAKYLTPGVIFLVVFQVFVLVYTGYIAFTNYGTGHNGSKEQAVSSLMASSLERVEDSATYPVTVVDRGGELGLLLTDPEGDALVGTAEKPLEAVSAEFDGSKAVSADGWTTLSFAEVIARTDEITALAVPFSDDPNDGAVRTPDGSSAYLYVSTLEYDEAAGTMTDLDSGTVYSDIGTGAFTSEDGEELLPGWQIVIGFDNFVRAVTDQRLAGPLLYVTLWTFAFALISVASTFFLGLFLAIVFNDMRMRGRKFYRVLIILPYAIPSFLSALVWAGMMNESFGFINQVLFGGASIPWLTDPWLAKFSVLLVNLWLGFPYMFLVCMGALQSIPEDILEAAKVDGARPWAVFRLIKLPLLLVSVAPLLIASFAFNFNNFNTIYMLTDGGPRDSNAPIPVGFTDILITMVYKVAFTGQTRDYGLASAYSILIFIIVAVISIIAFRRTKSLEELN, from the coding sequence ATGAGCACCACCATCGACGATCCGGCCAAGGCCGGCGAACCCGGCGCGGGCGGCACGGGCGATCGGCCGCCCACCAAGCGACAGCGACAGGCCGCAGGCATCGCCGACGCGGCATCCGTCGGCGTCAAGGTGCTGCTCGTGAAGATCCTGGGCCTCGGCATCGTCGATGCGCTCGCGATCTTCGGCATCATCATCCTCGTCGGGGCCGATCAGTGGCTCGTCGCAGCGATCGTCGCGGTCGTCGCGATCTTCGTCAACTGGATCTACTTCTCGCGGCGAAAGCTGCCCGCGAAGTACCTCACGCCAGGCGTGATCTTCCTCGTGGTCTTCCAGGTGTTCGTGCTCGTCTACACGGGCTACATCGCCTTCACGAACTACGGCACGGGCCACAACGGCTCGAAGGAGCAGGCGGTCTCGTCGCTCATGGCCTCCTCGCTGGAGCGCGTCGAGGACTCGGCCACCTACCCGGTGACCGTGGTCGACCGCGGCGGCGAGCTCGGACTGCTCCTCACCGACCCCGAGGGCGACGCGCTCGTGGGCACCGCCGAGAAGCCGCTCGAGGCCGTCTCGGCCGAGTTCGACGGCTCGAAGGCGGTCTCCGCCGACGGCTGGACCACGCTCAGCTTCGCCGAGGTCATCGCCCGCACCGACGAGATCACCGCGCTCGCGGTGCCGTTCTCCGACGACCCGAACGACGGTGCCGTGCGCACGCCCGACGGCTCGAGCGCCTACCTCTACGTCTCGACGCTCGAGTACGACGAGGCCGCCGGCACCATGACCGACCTGGACTCCGGCACGGTCTACTCCGACATCGGCACGGGCGCCTTCACCTCGGAGGACGGCGAAGAGCTGCTGCCCGGCTGGCAGATCGTCATCGGGTTCGACAACTTCGTGCGCGCCGTCACCGACCAGCGGCTCGCCGGCCCGCTCCTCTACGTCACCCTGTGGACCTTCGCGTTCGCGCTCATCTCGGTGGCGTCGACGTTCTTCCTCGGCCTCTTCCTCGCGATCGTCTTCAACGACATGCGCATGCGCGGACGCAAGTTCTACCGGGTGCTGATCATCCTCCCGTACGCGATCCCGTCGTTCCTCTCGGCACTCGTCTGGGCGGGCATGATGAACGAGAGCTTCGGATTCATCAACCAGGTGCTCTTCGGCGGGGCCTCCATTCCATGGCTCACCGATCCATGGCTGGCCAAGTTCTCGGTGCTCCTCGTGAACCTCTGGCTCGGCTTCCCGTACATGTTCCTCGTGTGCATGGGCGCCCTGCAGTCCATCCCCGAGGACATCCTCGAGGCCGCGAAGGTCGACGGCGCCCGCCCCTGGGCGGTCTTCCGCCTCATCAAGCTGCCGTTGCTGCTCGTGAGCGTCGCCCCACTGCTGATCGCGTCGTTCGCGTTCAACTTCAACAACTTCAACACGATCTACATGCTGACCGACGGCGGCCCGCGCGACTCGAACGCGCCGATACCCGTCGGCTTCACCGACATCCTGATCACGATGGTCTACAAGGTCGCGTTCACGGGGCAGACCCGCGACTACGGTCTCGCCAGCGCCTACTCGATCCTCATCTTCATCATCGTCGCCGTGATCTCGATCATCGCGTTCCGCCGAACCAAGTCCCTCGAGGAGCTGAACTGA
- a CDS encoding sugar ABC transporter permease, which translates to MARKPVPGTQAGLVVGELEEFDDSTRAHSALADGPVRELPKRPFNFSRWFAATGWRHIVGIVMIAFSLFPIVFVVSSSLNPNGTLTGSNALFSKIGLESYVRILTDPQVPFTTWLGNTLMISGITALLTVFLGALAAYSFSRMRFTGRRFGLIGIVVVQMFPQLLAVVAIFLLMSAIGDLFPAIGLNTHIGLIMVYLGGALGVNTFLMYGFFNTIPVSIDEAAKIDGAGHARIFFTIVLRLVAPILAVVALLSFIASVNEFVVASVLLIDTDKQTLAVGLTKLVSNPRYADWSAFSAGAVIAALPVVALFLFLQKYIVGGLTAGAVK; encoded by the coding sequence ATGGCCCGCAAGCCCGTTCCCGGAACCCAGGCCGGCCTCGTGGTGGGCGAACTCGAGGAGTTCGACGACTCGACGCGTGCGCACAGCGCGCTCGCCGACGGCCCCGTGCGCGAGCTGCCGAAGCGCCCGTTCAACTTCAGCCGCTGGTTCGCGGCGACCGGATGGCGCCACATCGTCGGCATCGTCATGATCGCGTTCTCGCTGTTCCCGATCGTGTTCGTCGTCTCGTCGTCGCTGAATCCGAACGGCACGCTGACGGGCTCGAACGCCCTGTTCTCGAAGATCGGGCTCGAGAGCTACGTGCGGATCCTCACCGACCCGCAGGTGCCGTTCACGACCTGGCTCGGCAACACCCTGATGATCTCGGGCATCACGGCGCTGCTCACGGTGTTCCTCGGGGCGCTCGCCGCCTACTCGTTCTCGCGCATGCGCTTCACCGGCCGCCGGTTCGGCCTCATCGGCATCGTCGTGGTGCAGATGTTCCCGCAGCTGCTCGCGGTCGTCGCGATCTTCCTGCTCATGAGCGCGATCGGCGACCTGTTCCCGGCGATCGGCCTGAACACGCACATCGGCCTGATCATGGTCTACCTCGGCGGCGCGCTCGGCGTGAACACGTTCCTCATGTACGGCTTCTTCAACACGATCCCGGTCTCGATCGACGAGGCGGCCAAGATCGACGGTGCCGGGCACGCGCGGATCTTCTTCACGATCGTGCTTCGCCTCGTCGCCCCGATCCTCGCGGTCGTCGCGCTGCTCTCGTTCATCGCCTCGGTGAACGAATTCGTCGTGGCATCCGTGCTGCTCATCGACACCGACAAGCAGACCCTCGCGGTCGGGCTCACGAAGCTCGTCTCGAACCCGCGCTACGCCGACTGGAGCGCATTCTCGGCCGGAGCCGTCATCGCGGCGCTGCCGGTCGTGGCGCTGTTCCTCTTCCTGCAGAAGTACATCGTGGGCGGCCTGACGGCGGGCGCGGTCAAGTAG
- a CDS encoding glycoside hydrolase family 13 protein, with protein MSVQLSPLVPHHDGSTLHVSNAAPALGETVLVRLRVPAGAAAADGSAIGELAWVGTRSNPNREPRFAEASVVASHDDDGWAWWQAEVEVENPVHGYRWLLVGADGRQHWLNQLGLSGTETRDRDDFRLVAHEPAPEWAASSIMYQVFPDRFARSAAADDRPAPDWAYPAEWGDPQRLDPPYRSGQFYGGDLDGVRERLDHLASLGVDLLYLTPVFPARSNHRYDASTFDHVDDLLGGDEALVRLVEAAHARGIRVIGDLTSNHSGDAHEWFRAAQADPAASEREFYFFRDEADGGGYESWLGVPSLPKFDWSSSELRRRFIEGSDSVVAKYLQAPFGLDGWRIDVANMTGRLGAADLNADVRQTIRRTMLDVNPDTILLGESTNDAASDFQGDAWHGAMTYTPFTRPLWSWLLEPGSPGGGGIGFALGRVPTFTGGEFVATHLRFAAEFPWRTRAATMNALDTHDTPRFATHARPGTVPVALGLAATLPGIPVVWAGDEFGLTGEDGEASRTPIPWGSETSPEVVPVLETYRTLLRLRREHPVLAGGGIRWLAVGDDAVAFVRESTDASVLVFAARAAAVLEFDAAALGGLGAVAGVEHAATALYGDGRLVASDDLVRLESDAPAFTAWLLPGVASPEW; from the coding sequence ATGTCCGTTCAGCTGAGTCCGCTGGTTCCGCACCACGACGGATCGACCCTGCACGTCTCGAACGCCGCGCCGGCACTCGGCGAGACGGTGCTCGTGCGGCTGCGCGTGCCCGCAGGGGCGGCGGCCGCCGACGGCTCGGCGATCGGCGAGCTCGCGTGGGTCGGCACCCGGTCGAACCCGAACCGCGAGCCGCGGTTCGCCGAGGCATCCGTCGTCGCATCGCACGATGACGACGGCTGGGCGTGGTGGCAGGCCGAGGTCGAGGTCGAGAACCCGGTGCACGGCTACCGGTGGCTGCTCGTCGGCGCCGACGGCCGCCAGCACTGGCTGAACCAGCTCGGACTCAGCGGCACCGAGACGCGCGACCGCGACGACTTCCGGCTCGTCGCCCACGAGCCGGCGCCTGAATGGGCCGCGTCGAGCATCATGTACCAGGTGTTCCCCGACCGCTTCGCGCGGTCGGCCGCCGCCGACGATCGCCCCGCGCCCGACTGGGCGTACCCGGCCGAGTGGGGCGACCCGCAGCGCCTCGACCCGCCCTACCGTTCGGGGCAGTTCTACGGCGGCGACCTCGACGGCGTGCGCGAGCGGCTCGACCACCTCGCCTCGCTCGGCGTCGACCTGCTCTACCTGACGCCCGTCTTCCCGGCGCGGTCGAACCACCGCTACGACGCATCGACCTTCGACCACGTCGACGACCTGCTCGGCGGCGACGAGGCGCTCGTGCGGCTCGTCGAGGCGGCGCACGCCCGTGGCATCCGCGTGATCGGCGACCTGACGTCGAACCACTCGGGCGACGCGCACGAGTGGTTCCGAGCGGCACAGGCCGACCCAGCGGCATCCGAGCGCGAGTTCTACTTCTTCCGCGACGAGGCCGACGGCGGCGGCTACGAGTCGTGGCTCGGCGTGCCGAGCCTGCCGAAGTTCGACTGGAGTTCGAGCGAGCTGCGCCGACGGTTCATCGAGGGCTCCGACTCGGTGGTCGCGAAGTACCTGCAGGCGCCGTTCGGCCTCGACGGCTGGCGCATCGACGTCGCGAACATGACCGGGCGCCTGGGCGCGGCCGACCTGAACGCCGACGTGCGGCAGACGATCCGGCGCACGATGCTCGACGTGAACCCCGACACGATCCTGCTCGGCGAGTCGACGAACGACGCCGCGAGCGACTTCCAGGGCGACGCGTGGCACGGCGCGATGACCTACACCCCGTTCACGCGGCCCCTGTGGAGCTGGCTGCTCGAGCCCGGCAGCCCGGGCGGCGGTGGCATCGGCTTCGCGCTCGGGCGGGTGCCGACCTTCACGGGCGGCGAGTTCGTCGCGACGCACCTGCGCTTCGCGGCCGAGTTCCCGTGGCGCACACGCGCCGCCACCATGAACGCGCTCGACACGCACGACACTCCGCGGTTCGCCACGCACGCGCGTCCCGGCACGGTGCCGGTCGCGCTCGGCCTCGCGGCGACGCTGCCCGGCATCCCGGTGGTGTGGGCCGGCGACGAGTTCGGACTCACGGGCGAAGACGGCGAGGCGTCGCGCACGCCGATCCCGTGGGGGAGCGAGACCTCGCCAGAGGTCGTGCCCGTGCTCGAGACGTATCGCACGCTGCTCCGGTTGCGGCGCGAGCACCCCGTGCTCGCGGGCGGCGGCATCCGGTGGCTCGCGGTCGGCGACGACGCCGTGGCCTTCGTGCGCGAATCCACGGATGCCTCGGTGCTGGTGTTCGCGGCGCGTGCGGCCGCCGTGCTCGAGTTCGACGCTGCCGCGCTGGGCGGCCTGGGCGCGGTCGCGGGCGTCGAGCACGCAGCGACGGCACTGTACGGCGACGGCCGGCTGGTGGCATCCGACGACCTCGTGCGCCTCGAGAGCGACGCGCCCGCCTTCACCGCATGGCTGCTGCCGGGGGTGGCGTCGCCCGAGTGGTGA